From one Brachypodium distachyon strain Bd21 chromosome 4, Brachypodium_distachyon_v3.0, whole genome shotgun sequence genomic stretch:
- the LOC100823089 gene encoding DNA replication complex GINS protein PSF1, with protein MYGRRASQLLKELDSCEPGQLVVFNSDVFDQVVRECNEHNAQFQSLIRKMVDQNLDIETTRNEDHYGAAIHHLSLLRNKRCLIAYMYNRAETIQSFRWKLGPVLPHEIQEKLHFSEKEYFKNHSAAIKSYISEMDIDLTVDMVPPKDPYIQVRVLEDIGEVSLGDHSISLTKNSLHFLRRTDAEQFISQGLMEEFLE; from the exons atgtaCGGCAGGCGCGCGTCGCAGCTGCTGAAGGAGCTCGACTCCTGCGAGCCCGGGCAACTGGTGGTTTTCAAC AGTGATGTGTTTGATCAGGTCGTTAGAGAGTGCAATGAGCACAATGCACAGTTTCAGTCATTGATCAG GAAAATGGTGGACCAaaacttagacattgagacaACCAGAAACGAGGACCACTATGGTGCAGCTATCCACCATCTTTCACTGCTCCGGAACAAAAGATGCCTCATCGCTTACAT GTACAACCGAGCAGAAACTATTCAGAGTTTTAGATGGAAACTTGGTCCTGTTCTTCCTCATGAAATACAAGAAAAGCTCCACTTTTCAGAGAAAGAATACTTCAAGAACCACTCTGCAGCCATTAAGTCATACATTTCGGAGATGGATATAGATTTAACAGTG GACATGGTACCTCCCAAGGACCCTTATATCCAGGTTCGAGTACTGGAGGACATTGGTGAAGTATCTCTAGGTGACCATTCCATATCATTGACCAAGAACTcactacatttcctaaggcgTACAGACGCCGAACAATTTATATCACAG GGCCTCATGGAAGAGTTTTTGGAGTAG
- the LOC100821841 gene encoding protein CLT2, chloroplastic produces MSSSPAIAAASAAVVALAVANRVLYKLALVPLKAYPFFLAQLTTFGYVAVYFTILYVRYRRGLVTWDMLALPKSRFAAIGLLEALGVAAGMSAGAMLPGPAIPILSQSFLVWQLIFSVFLLRRTYSLRQITGCFLVTSGVIIAVASGANEGHILSGVKLIWPVLMIASSALQAGASILKESVFVDGAKRLKGKRPDIFVVNSFGSGFQALFVFLLLPLLTNLRGIKLAELSAYLNGGAECFLNVGESLIDCGGAPFLPLLFILVNMAFNISLLNLVKMSSALVASLTATSAVPISIYILSLPLPYIPQGAKLSASFIIGGVVLLSGLILYNLPQSSKESKTD; encoded by the exons AtgagctcgtcgccggcgatcgcGGCTGCGTCGGCGGCCGTGGTGGCCCTGGCCGTCGCCAATCGCGTGCTCTACAAGCTTGCGCTCGTGCCCCTCAAGGCCTaccccttcttcctcgcccAGCTCACCACCTTCGG GTATGTTGCCGTGTACTTCACAATACTATACGTGAGGTACCGTAGGGGGCTGGTGACGTGGGACATGCTTGCGTTGCCAAAGAGTCGGTTCGCCGCCATCGGCCTGTTGGAGGCTCTTGGGGTCGCCGCTGGCATGTCCGCAGGAG CCATGTTGCCTGGCCCTGCTATTCCCATATTGTCTCAG TCTTTCCTGGTCTGGCAGCTTATTTTCTCGGTCTTTCTGTTGAGAAGGACGTACTCATTGAGACAAATCACTGGTTGCTTCCTTGTAACCTCTGGTGTGATTATTGCTGTTGCAAG TGGAGCGAATGAGGGTCACATTCTATCTGGCGTGAAGTTAATTTGGCCAGTACTGATGATTGCTTCATCAGCACTTCAAGCTGGTGCATCTATTTTGAAG GAGTCAGTCTTCGTTGATGGCGCAAAACGTCTTAAG GGGAAGCGGCCAGACATTTTTGTGGTCAATTCATTTGGATCTGGATTTCAG GCTCTTTTTGTCTTTCTACTTCTCCCATTACTTACTAATTTACGAGGAATTAAACTTGCTGAGCTCTCAGCCTATTTAAATGGTGGTGCTGAGTGCTTCTTAAATGTTGGAGAAAGTCTGATCG ATTGCGGTGGAGCTCCATTCCTACCATTGCTTTTCATATTGGTGAACATGGCTTTCAATATCTCGTTGCTTAATTTGGTGAAGATGTCATCTGCCCTGGTTGCTTCACTTACCGCAACATCAGCAG TGCCAATATCAATTTATATCCTTTCTCTTCCTTTGCCTTACATCCCTCAAGGCGCAAAGTTAAGCGCCTCTTTTATCATAGGTGGTGTGGTATTGCTGTCGGGGCTGATTCTatataatcttccccaatcaTCGAAAGAGTCAAAGACTGATTGA